A single region of the Mycobacterium avium subsp. avium genome encodes:
- a CDS encoding cytochrome P450 yields MTVHVGDHELVLDPYDYDFHEDPYPYYKRLRDEAPLYRNDELKFWALSRHQDVLQGFRNSTTLSNKYGVSLDPASRGPHASKTMSFLAMDDPAHLRLRTLVSKGFTPRRIRELEPRVTEIATQHLDTMLDKAGSAAGGAVDYVDEFAGKLPMDVISELMGVPQADRVQVRAWADGVMHREEGVTDVPPEAVEASLNLIVYYQGMVEERRKKPTGDLTSALLEAEIDGDRLTDDEVLGFMFLMVIAGNETTTKLLANAAFWGHKNPDQLTPVYDDLSRVPLWVEETLRYDTSSQILARTVSGPLTLYDTTIPEGDVLLLLPGSGHRDERVFDNPDDYLIGREIGPKLLSFGSGAHFCLGAHLARMEARVALTELFKRIRGYEVDEANAVRVHSSNVRGFAHLPMSVEVR; encoded by the coding sequence ATGACCGTCCATGTGGGCGACCACGAGTTGGTGCTCGATCCCTACGATTACGACTTCCACGAAGACCCCTACCCGTACTACAAGCGGCTTCGCGATGAGGCCCCCCTGTACCGCAACGACGAACTGAAGTTCTGGGCGCTGTCCCGGCATCAAGACGTGCTGCAGGGATTCCGCAACAGCACAACGCTTTCCAACAAGTACGGCGTCTCGCTGGACCCGGCATCCCGCGGCCCGCACGCCTCCAAGACGATGTCGTTCCTGGCGATGGATGACCCCGCTCATCTGCGGCTGCGCACGCTGGTCTCGAAGGGGTTCACGCCCAGGCGGATTCGCGAACTGGAGCCCCGGGTCACCGAGATCGCCACCCAGCACCTCGACACCATGCTGGACAAGGCGGGCTCTGCGGCCGGCGGCGCCGTCGACTATGTCGACGAATTCGCCGGCAAGCTGCCCATGGACGTCATCTCCGAGCTGATGGGTGTGCCCCAGGCCGATCGAGTTCAGGTGCGGGCCTGGGCCGACGGCGTGATGCACCGCGAGGAGGGGGTCACCGACGTGCCGCCGGAGGCGGTCGAGGCCTCGCTCAACCTCATCGTCTATTACCAGGGGATGGTCGAGGAGCGGCGCAAGAAGCCCACCGGGGACCTGACGTCGGCGCTGCTGGAGGCCGAGATCGACGGCGATCGGCTCACCGACGACGAGGTGCTCGGGTTCATGTTCCTGATGGTGATCGCCGGTAACGAGACCACCACCAAACTGCTTGCCAATGCCGCGTTTTGGGGCCACAAGAACCCCGACCAGCTGACGCCCGTCTACGACGACCTGTCCCGGGTGCCGTTGTGGGTCGAGGAGACGTTGCGCTACGACACCTCCAGCCAGATCCTGGCCCGCACCGTCTCCGGGCCGCTGACCCTGTACGACACCACCATTCCCGAGGGCGACGTCCTGCTGCTGTTGCCCGGGTCCGGGCACCGCGACGAGCGGGTCTTCGACAACCCCGACGATTATCTGATCGGGCGCGAAATCGGGCCCAAACTGTTGAGTTTCGGTAGTGGCGCACACTTCTGCCTGGGCGCGCATCTGGCGCGGATGGAGGCCCGAGTTGCGCTCACCGAGTTGTTCAAGCGAATCCGCGGATATGAGGTGGACGAGGCCAACGCCGTCCGCGTCCACTCCAGCAATGTCCGCGGATTCGCTCACCTACCCATGAGCGTGGAGGTCCGCTGA
- a CDS encoding TetR/AcrR family transcriptional regulator, giving the protein MSSDALVTITSDAGGETGQPPRNRRQEETFRKVLAAGIETLREKSYSDLTVRAVAARAKVAPATAYTYFSSKNHLIAEVYLDLVRQVPYFTDVNDPMPTRVEQVLRHLALVVADEPEVSAACTTALLSGGADPAVRAARDRIGVEIHRRITSAMGPDADPTTVSALEMSFFGALVQAGSGEFSYREIADRLAYVVRLILTGTTQASPETEAGDTR; this is encoded by the coding sequence GTGTCCAGCGACGCCCTGGTGACTATCACATCCGATGCCGGCGGTGAGACCGGTCAGCCGCCGCGCAACCGGCGCCAGGAGGAGACCTTCCGCAAGGTGCTGGCCGCCGGGATCGAAACGCTGCGGGAGAAGTCCTACTCCGACCTGACGGTGCGTGCGGTGGCGGCCCGCGCCAAGGTCGCCCCCGCCACCGCCTACACCTACTTCTCGTCGAAGAACCACCTGATCGCCGAGGTCTACCTGGACCTGGTGCGCCAGGTCCCCTACTTCACCGACGTCAACGACCCGATGCCGACCCGGGTCGAACAGGTGCTGCGGCACCTGGCCCTGGTGGTCGCCGACGAGCCGGAGGTGAGCGCGGCCTGCACGACGGCATTGCTCAGCGGCGGCGCCGATCCCGCGGTGCGCGCGGCGCGCGACCGGATCGGGGTGGAGATCCACCGCCGGATCACCTCGGCGATGGGCCCCGACGCCGACCCGACCACGGTGTCGGCGCTGGAGATGTCGTTCTTCGGCGCGCTGGTCCAGGCCGGCAGCGGCGAGTTCAGCTACCGCGAGATCGCCGATCGGCTGGCCTACGTGGTGCGGCTCATCCTGACCGGCACCACACAGGCAAGCCCAGAGACAGAGGCTGGAGACACACGATGA